Proteins encoded in a region of the Rutidosis leptorrhynchoides isolate AG116_Rl617_1_P2 chromosome 9, CSIRO_AGI_Rlap_v1, whole genome shotgun sequence genome:
- the LOC139866297 gene encoding heavy metal-associated isoprenylated plant protein 7-like, with product MGEQVEKPTEEKKPEEEKKEEPAKADEKKAEESKDAPPAPEIVLRVFMHCEGCARKVRRCLRGFDGVEDIQTDCKTHKVVVKGEKADPMKVLERVQKKSHRQVELLSPIPKPPAEEPKIEEKEAPKVEEKKEEPPQVITVVLKVNMHCEACAQEIRKRILRMKGVESAESDLKNSQVTVKGTFEASKLVDHVHKRTGKNAVIVKQDPEPKKEEKGKQEKKDNGAAEKKEETKDGAVEKKEESKDEKKDEGDAKGDVSGEDLNLKRNEFYYLHHPQNFTIPATAYVYQAPAPQMFSDENPNACAVM from the exons ATGGGGGAG CAAGTGGAAAAGCCGACGGAGGAGAAGAAACCAGAGGAAGAAAAGAAGGAAGAGCCGGCCAAGGCCGATGAGAAGAAGGCAGAGGAGTCAAAAGATGCACCTCCGGCGCCGGAGATTGTTTTAAGAGTTTTCATGCATTGTGAAGGCTGTGCAAGAAAAGTTCGGCGGTGTCTTAGAGGCTTTGATG GAGTTGAAGATATACAAACAGATTGTAAGACACATAAGGTTGTTGTGAAAGGAGAAAAAGCAGATCCAATGAAGGTTCTTGAAAGGGTGCAAAAAAAGAGTCACCGGCAAGTTGAGTTGCTTTCTCCGATACCAAAACCGCCGGCGGAGGAACCTAAAATTGAAGAAAAAGAAGCACCAAAAGTGGAAGAGAAAAAGGAAGAG CCACCTCAGGTGATTACAGTGGTTCTAAAAGTGAACATGCATTGTGAAGCTTGTGCTCAAGAAATTAGAAAAAGAATTCTTAGAATGAAAG GTGTTGAAAGTGCTGAATCAGATCTTAAAAATTCACAAGTAACCGTTAAAGGAACATTTGAGGCGTCAAAACTTGTTGACCACGTTCACAAACGAACCGGAAAAAACGCCGTTATCGTCAAACAAGATCCCGAACCTAAAAAAGAAGAAAAAGGTAAACAAGAGAAAAAAGATAACGGCGCCGCAGAAAAGAAAGAAGAAACCAAAGACGGCGCCGTCGAAAAGAAAGAAGAATCAAAAGATGAGAAAAAGGATGAAGGTGATGCAAAAGGTGACGTCAGCGGAGAAGATTTGAATTTAAAAAggaatgaattttattatttacaccACCCGCAGAATTTTACGATTCCGGCGACGGCGTATGTGTACCAAGCACCAGCACCACAAATGTTCAGCGATGAAAACCCCAATGCTTGTGCTGTGATGTAA